The Nitrospira sp. nucleotide sequence CGCTCATCATGATCACCGGTAGATCGTGGTAGTAGCGCTTGATCGCATGCAGCGTTTCCAATCCATCCATCGTGGGCATCACAAGATCCAACAGGACGACATCGACCCGGCTACATTGGAGAACCTCTAACGTCTCCCAGCCGGAAGCGGCCTGCACCGGTTCGTACCGCCAGTGCGCCAGCAAATCGCAGAGAAACATACGG carries:
- a CDS encoding response regulator, encoding MASKQWKPRRRVLVVDDDADIRMFLCDLLAHWRYEPVQAASGWETLEVLQCSRVDVVLLDLVMPTMDGLETLHAIKRYYHDLPVIMMSALMTPQLGRQLLSAGAQDWMEKPVQRQALSVALLSVPSLSGCADS